The following are encoded in a window of Dehalobacter sp. 12DCB1 genomic DNA:
- a CDS encoding response regulator, protein MRPVVMVIDDDTSIANLLSTMLIGNGYTPIIASNGYLALTMLKSCPHPNLILTDYSMPILNGCEFIEKISAQKNLKDIPVIMISGSDIEERKLPKTTNFKGIIQKPFKINTVLDVIKHHAIDHCDSSLYPA, encoded by the coding sequence TTGAGGCCCGTTGTAATGGTCATCGACGACGACACAAGTATAGCCAATCTTCTGTCAACAATGCTGATTGGCAACGGCTATACTCCAATTATCGCGTCAAATGGATATTTAGCTCTTACTATGCTGAAGAGCTGCCCTCACCCTAATTTGATTCTCACAGACTATTCCATGCCTATACTTAATGGCTGTGAATTTATTGAGAAGATCTCAGCTCAAAAAAATCTGAAAGATATCCCGGTAATCATGATTTCCGGTTCAGATATTGAAGAAAGGAAGCTGCCGAAAACCACAAATTTCAAGGGGATTATCCAGAAACCGTTTAAAATCAACACGGTTCTTGACGTTATCAAGCATCACGCAATCGATCATTGCGATTCTTCACTTTATCCTGCTTAA
- a CDS encoding ABC transporter ATP-binding protein, translating into MNEADPVRRNSNSLILEIQGLGKHFSEFEISDVTFSLEKGYVMGLIGPNGSGKTTTIKLIMNLLKKDRGEVKVFGLDHVKDEKEIKNKIGFVYDENHYYGVLTIEQMKKIVAPMYQYWDERLFQKYLKDFGLNPKQKIDKLSKGMKTKFSLAMALSHHAELIILDEPTSGLDPVFRNELLEILYSLMQDENKAILFSTHITSDLERIADYITFINQGRVVFTSEKDQVLERFSLVKGPNYLLESSLEKQFIGLRKSSVGFEGLTADLEVILPALKEKIIVERPTLDEIMIYLVNRTGMGVT; encoded by the coding sequence GTGAACGAAGCAGATCCTGTCAGAAGGAACAGCAACAGTCTGATCCTGGAAATCCAGGGATTAGGAAAACATTTTTCGGAGTTTGAGATTTCAGATGTCACATTCAGTCTGGAAAAAGGTTATGTAATGGGGCTTATCGGGCCAAATGGCTCAGGCAAGACCACAACGATTAAACTGATCATGAATCTCCTGAAAAAAGACAGGGGGGAGGTCAAAGTATTTGGTCTGGATCATGTGAAAGATGAAAAAGAAATTAAAAACAAAATCGGATTTGTTTACGATGAAAATCATTATTATGGCGTATTGACAATTGAGCAAATGAAAAAAATTGTGGCACCGATGTATCAATACTGGGATGAACGTTTATTTCAAAAGTATCTAAAAGATTTCGGCTTAAACCCAAAACAAAAAATTGATAAGTTATCCAAAGGAATGAAAACAAAGTTTTCTTTGGCCATGGCGCTTTCTCATCACGCGGAGCTGATTATCCTGGATGAACCGACATCCGGTCTGGATCCTGTGTTCAGAAACGAACTGCTCGAAATTCTTTACTCTCTAATGCAGGATGAAAATAAAGCCATACTTTTTTCTACGCATATTACTTCAGATTTGGAGAGGATTGCAGATTATATTACGTTTATCAATCAGGGCAGAGTCGTATTTACCAGTGAAAAAGATCAGGTTCTGGAGCGATTTTCTCTAGTTAAGGGCCCCAATTACCTGCTAGAGTCTTCTCTGGAAAAACAATTCATTGGTCTACGCAAAAGCAGTGTCGGCTTTGAAGGGCTGACAGCTGATTTGGAGGTTATCTTGCCAGCGCTGAAAGAAAAGATCATTGTCGAAAGGCCCACGCTGGATGAAATTATGATTTATCTAGTTAACAGAACAGGAATGGGGGTAACGTAA
- a CDS encoding ABC-2 transporter permease, whose protein sequence is MWRIILKDLMVQKSNIFIILFLCISISGTMYRSPGIAGVQLLLGVYFMLIYANSYDFKYNGEIMINSLPINRKEIVLAKYLSAIVYALIIMVIIIPESMILYLFNFPGLTGGIQGIVSFLGIVVLLLSLYISIYLPLYYRLGYMRSRWANFISMFVIFGLIGAVGQLTKMPADELETTSQGLEQLIMILNGYADPVIYLMMLVVGIVLLVLSFKVSVRIYKNKDF, encoded by the coding sequence GTGTGGCGAATCATACTAAAAGATTTAATGGTTCAAAAAAGTAATATTTTCATTATTCTCTTCTTGTGCATCTCGATCTCGGGCACGATGTACAGAAGTCCGGGAATAGCGGGAGTGCAACTTCTGTTAGGTGTCTATTTCATGCTGATTTATGCAAATAGTTATGATTTCAAATATAATGGGGAAATCATGATCAACAGTCTTCCAATAAACAGAAAAGAAATTGTTTTAGCCAAATATCTGTCTGCAATTGTCTATGCGCTGATTATCATGGTTATCATCATTCCGGAAAGTATGATTCTTTATCTATTTAATTTCCCCGGCTTGACGGGCGGTATCCAGGGCATTGTAAGTTTTCTCGGAATTGTCGTGTTGCTACTGAGCTTATATATTTCGATTTACCTGCCCCTCTATTATCGTTTAGGTTATATGCGTTCCAGGTGGGCCAATTTCATCTCTATGTTTGTTATTTTTGGACTTATTGGCGCGGTGGGTCAGTTGACAAAAATGCCTGCCGATGAATTGGAAACCACAAGTCAGGGATTGGAGCAGCTTATTATGATATTGAATGGGTATGCCGATCCGGTCATTTACCTTATGATGCTTGTTGTTGGAATTGTTCTGTTGGTACTTTCGTTCAAGGTTTCCGTCCGGATCTATAAAAACAAAGACTTTTAA
- a CDS encoding GntR family transcriptional regulator — MNIIISHMSGEPIYQQIINQIKTLILAGDLTEGEILPSIRQLGKDLRISVITTKRAYEELERERFIYSVPGKGSFVALQNCEARIENKRKQIEEMLKHVIKESRLLNLGLAEITEILKNVYERYDPGKVR, encoded by the coding sequence ATGAATATCATTATTTCACACATGAGCGGAGAACCAATCTATCAGCAAATCATCAATCAGATCAAAACATTGATCCTGGCGGGAGATCTGACCGAGGGGGAAATACTTCCTTCGATCAGGCAGCTTGGGAAGGATTTGCGTATTAGTGTCATTACAACTAAAAGAGCCTATGAGGAATTGGAACGAGAGAGGTTTATTTACTCTGTTCCGGGAAAAGGGTCTTTTGTTGCTCTGCAAAATTGTGAGGCAAGAATTGAAAATAAACGGAAACAAATTGAAGAAATGTTGAAGCACGTTATCAAGGAAAGCAGGCTTCTGAATTTAGGCCTTGCTGAAATCACAGAAATATTAAAGAACGTTTATGAAAGATATGACCCTGGTAAGGTAAGATAA